The Bdellovibrio bacteriovorus W nucleotide sequence GGAAGGCGAACCAGGCCCTTACGTTGGAAGTATTCAAGATGATATTCGTAGTCTTTTAGATTGGAATATTATCGAGGACTCTAAAGCTGAGAAGAAAACAGAGGTTAAGGATCCTAAGAAAGACGATAAGAAGAATGAGAAAAAAGACTCTGTAGGTTCAGATAAAAAAGAAGACCCGAAGTCTCCTAAAAAAGATGAACCGAAAAAAGAAGAGCCTAAGAAGGAAACTCCTAAAAAAGAGGAGCCAAAAAAAGAGCAACCAAAAATAGAAGCTCCTAAAAAAGAGGAACCAAAGAAGGAAACACTTCCTCCTGCGAAGCCTCCTGTAAAAGACGAGAAAAAAGAAGGGCCAAAACCTGCGGATGTGGCAAAGGCTAATCAAGCAGTGGGCTCTGTGAACTCAGGTCGCCTTGAGAATGCAGCGAATTTGTTAACTATTGAAAAGAACCTAACTATACCAGGTTTTAAAATTCTTAGGCCCGAGCGTTTGGCGCATTTTGGTGCGAATGAGCTTTCTTACATCATACAGTTGATGGGCAAAACGACGGAGAGGCTTTTGCCGGAATACAAATTATCGGTCGGAGACCTTTCTCGTGAAAGAGGCGGTCAGCTAGGACGTCATAAGTCTCATCAAAATGGTCTCGATGTGGATGTGGCATTCTTCTTTAAGAACAAAACCTTTCAGACCTTTTTTGCTTCTGCGGTGGCGGTCAACAAGCCCCATGCAGACTGGATGGTTGAGCCGCAATGGGAGCTTTTCAAAGAGGTCGTGAATACGAAGCTTATTGATCGCATCTTTATCCATGCGGCCCTTAAAAAGTCACTATGTGAGCATGCAATCAAGACGGGTGAGTTGCAAAAGGGTAAGAACGATAGTCTAGCTTTTGAAACTCTGCGCCGCTTGATCCCTGAAAAGGACCATCACAATCACTTCCATTTACGTGTGAAGTGTTCAAGTGCCCAAGTACGTTGCCGTCAAATGGCGGAGCCAGTCGCAAATTCTGGTTGTTTTTGACCGACACGCCAATGCCTGCCACAATGTAAGACATGGCAGATTGGCGTGATAGAAGTGAAATGAATGGCGATGTGGTGTTTTTTCGTTATGTCTCTGAAGGCATGGAGCGAAGTCACGACGAAGTCTTTGTTTGGGACATTGATAAAACTTATCTTGATACAACCATCGATTCTTTATCAGGATTGATGACCACTGTTTTAGAAAAAGCTCTGAATAAAAAAAATATCCCAGGTACAAACACTCTCATGCAGTCACTGTCGGCCTATCGCAAACAGCAAAAAGGCTATATGTATTTTCCGGTCTATTTCATTTCGGCCTCGCCGCCGCAGTTAGAAGAAAGAATTTACGAAAAGTTTGCGCTTGATAACATCCGTCCTTTTGGTTGTTTCTATAAAGACAATCTTGCAAATCTTCGCCCTGGAAGACTGTGGCGATTAACGAAGCAAGTAGGCTATAAGCTGCAAGCCCTCTTGCAGTTAAGAACTCGCTTAGCTGAAAACGTGAAGCAGATCTGCTGGGGGGATGATAGTGAGACCGACGCTATCATTTACAATCTTTATTCAGACATCTGTTCTCGACGCCTAAGTTCCCATGAGATCCGAACGATCTTAGAAAAACTCAACGTCACAGGAGAGCAAGTAAATACGATTCTCACTTTGCAAGAGGACATCCCAGAACAAGATCCTGTCGAGAAGATTTATATTAATTTAGCGACAGATACGGACCCAGATTATTATTTGAAGTTCGGTCGCCGCACTCTTGCAACTTATAATACATTTCAAGTGTCGTTAGATCTTTATCAAGATGGGCGCCTTGGTTTTGAGGGGCTCTACGCTGTTTTGCAGGACATGGTTTATAACTATGCCTATACGCCTGAAGAACTTATGAAAAGCTTTGATGAGTTTATTCGTCGGGGAGTCTTGGGTGAGCGAGCTTATGAAGAGATTAAGAGCTTCTTTGTCGAGAAGTCCTTGCTCTTAGATAGCTTCACTCCTTCGGTGGCACCTTTAAAAGAAAAAACAGTTGAGGCGGGGCACGTCTATGAGTTAGAAGGCGAGCATGAGCCTTGGATTCCAGAGCGCATCGACTACCTTCATGACTATCGCTAGGTTGAAGCCTTCGCGATTTTTCAAACTAGCGCAGTTTAATATTAATTATTCAAATCGCAGTGGGAATATCGTTGAGATCGGGTCTCCGCTAAATGCGCGGAACTCGACTCTGCGAAGAGCATCCAGCAGGCACTTTCTAAATGTGGCATCTTGAATATTGGAAGAAGCAATATCTGCTTGAGAAATTTTCCCAGTGCGCTCAATCGTAAAGCTGAGTGAGGCATGTCCTACCACACCTGGCGTTTTTTGCAGCAGCTGTGTATAGCATTTAAAAAACGAAGCACGATGATTCTTCAAAGTTTCTTGGAGATATTCAGACGTGAGACTTCCTGTAGTTGAAGGAGTCGAGGGTTGCGCCGATTGCGCGGGCTCTTGTGTCAGCCCTCCCTTTTGTTGTGCCTTGTATTTGGTCTCGTAATCCGTGGCACTCCAGTGTTTCCCATCAGCAGAAATAAAGACGCTACCTTCTTGGCCGTAGTTCTCAACAAAGACCTCTCCGCGTTTCAGGAGTAATAAAGTACGCGGTCCATCGCTTGAAAGTGTTACGAGAGAGTTTTCTGGGACGCGAATGCGATAACCTGAATCAAATTCAAGAGTGGCGTCTCCGTCCCCACGAGTTTCAAGAGAATCTAAGTTGTAAAGAAAGCCTTTGATATGAACAGCTTCTCTTTGTTGAACCCCCGCACGATAAATATCGGCTCCGCCTAAGTTTATTTCAACTTTTGCAAGGGGAATAAGGTCTAGTGATTTTTGAGAGGATTTGCTGGCGAAGAATAATGACAGCGCAACGATGAGAAGACCAATGATGATAAGAGCGGGTATTAGCCAATTATTATTTTTCGCCATAGAGAAACTATAGCGAAAAATAATTTAAGAATGTACTAAAATTACTCTGCTGCTGGAGCTGTTTCAGCAGGAACGTCAGCCGGAGTTTCAGTTGGAGCCGTAGTAGACTCAACTGGAACTGTTGGAAGCGGCATAGAGTCGATAACTGATTTAGTTTGTGTCGCAGTCATTACAGATAGAGTTAAGCAAGTCACTGCAAAGATAATAGAAACCCATACAGTCATTTTACCAGCTAGTGATTGAGCTCCTGTTGCACCAAGAAGTGAGTTTGAACCGCTCGCAGAGCCACCCATTCCTAAAGCACCATTGCTTTTAGAGTCTTGAATAAGAACTAGAACGATCAAGATAAGTGCAACAATAATGTGCAAAATTCCGATAAAAGTAGTCATCTTTTTGTTATCTCCCGAAGCTCCTGAATATAGGGACTGCATCAGGTTTCGTCCACCCAAAATATTTCTACCCAGACTGATGATGCAATGCATACAAACGTGTTCTTTTGCGGGATGTGGAGGAAGTTCAAAGAATGAAAATCTTGAATGTTCTCGCAGGTTTCTTATTTCTTATCAGTTTATCTCTGACAGCTTGTACGTCCCAAGAGGGACAGCTCAAAAAGCAAAGCATTGAAGAGGGGGATCGTATCCTTTTAGATATGCTCAAAAGAGAGGCAGAAGATTATGGGCCTCGCTCCAATTGGCTAAAGAATGCCTATGTAGACTATATATTGGCGCAATCTACTGTTCAGGTTGCCTCTTTGACCTACCCCGCAAAAGATGCGGCGTGGTTGGTCGTAGAAGTTGAGACTTTATCAAAGGACATGAGAAAGAACCTCTTGGCTGTGGCTCAGAAAGTGGACCCCAGCAAAGAAAGAAAATTCAATTACGGTGAGGCTGTCGGGCTTATTGTGCAGATGGCCGGAGTTTCTCGCGAAAAGGTGGTTCAGCCTTTGAAGACTTTGAGATATACCAAGAGGGACAAAGCTTGGGTTCTGGAGCCTTAAGGCACTGAGAAGCTAAGAGTCCGCGTCTTTTGAGTTAAGAGGATATGATGTTTTTAGTTTTTGAGGGGCTAGATGGCTCCGGTAAAAGTTCACTGATGCGCTCTCTTGAAGAGCGTTTGAATCGCGATCAAATTTCTTTTCATCGCACACGCGAACCAGGTGGTACGCCGCTTGGGGATGAAATTCGTGAAATGATTCTACGCACTCAAGGACCGAATCCTTTGCCGCGCGCAGAATTACTTTTATATGAAGCCAGTCGTGCTCAGCACGTAGATCAGGTGATTCGTCCAAAATTATCAGCCGGAGAATGGGTTCTCTGCGATCGTTTCGCCGCAAGCTCTGTTGCCTTTCAAGGTGGCGGAAGAGAGATCTCAGAATCCGATGTTGTGATGCTCAATACTTTTGCGACAGGTGGATTAGAAGCGGATTTGACAGTTCTTTTAGATCTATCTGTTGAAGAGTCGCGTAAGCGCCGTCAATCTCGAGGAGCCGCTTTAGGGGAATCCGAAGATCGCATCGAATCTGAAGCTGATGATTTTCATGAAAAAGTGCGCCAGTCCTTTTTAAAACAAGCGCGCGGTGCAGAGGCAAAATGGTTAGTTTTAGATGCATCTAAAACACCCCAAGAATTGTCGAGCGAACTTCTAGAAGCACTTATTACACGAGGATTTTTAAAAGCATAATGGCACGTATTTTAGACTCTGTACTTGGTCATGAACAAATTATCGAAAAGATCTTAGAGTCTTTCGAAATGGGTCGTCCTGGGCAAACGAACTTATTTGTAGGTCCTTCAGGGATTGGCAAAAAGAAGGTTGCCATGGGGTTGGCGCAAGCTCTTCTCTGTACAGAATCAAAGCGTGCTTGCGGACGTTGTCCGTCTTGTTTTCGTATGAGTGCAGGCAGTCACGAGGGCTTCATGCTGGTGGAGCCTTCTGGGGCGCAAATCAAAATGGATCAAGCCAAAGAGGTTATCGAGTTCTTGAGTTTTAAAAGTATAAGTGGCAACCGAGTCATTATTATTGATCAAGCTCAGAACCTAAATCCTCAAGCCGCGAACTCTCTTTTAAAAACTTTGGAAGAGCCACCTCCAGGAACTTTTTTCTATCTTATTGCTCCGAGTGTTTCTGGATTAATGAGTACGATTCGCTCTCGTTCAAAAGTTGTCCAATTTCGCCCTCTGTCTGCGGAGTTATTAGCAAAAAAAGTTCAAGCACCTACGTGGGCTTTGCGCTCAGCGGGGGGAAGTTTTGAGAAGTTGGAGCAGCTTCAAGAGGGACCAGAGCAAGAACTGAGAAAGAAATCTGCAGAGATTTTGCAACTCTTCTTGCGCGATGACGACTTTCTTTTAAGTGAAGCTTGGCGTTCGGAGTTCAAGGATCGTTCTCAGGCGCAACGGTTGATGTCTTATTGGGTGAGTTACGCCAAAGATGCTATTTATCTGCAAGAAGAAATGAAAACTCAAATTCAAAACTTGGACATGGTAAATCTCATTAAATATTTAGCAGAATTTGAGAGAGAGTTCTTGCTGAGTCTGGCGCAGAAATCTCTAGAAGCTGAACGGGCCTTTTTGGCCCATCGAGATGCACAGTTGGTGATGGAAGAATTGTTTGTAACAATTCGCCGCTAAACTCTTGGACTTGCACAGAGTCTTTCCTTAAGAGAAAGTAAAACTATGGAATGGATTGATATTCACGCTCATCTAAATATGTTGGAAGAAGGGGTAGAGCCTGCCCTCGAAGCGGCGCGTGCTGCTGGAGTCAAGCGAGTGATCACGATAGGAACAGAGCCTAAGGATCATCCGATTGTTTTGGAGATAGCGCGTAAGTATTATCCTGAAGTCTATTGCACTCTCGGCGTGCATCCTCATGAGGGCGGCACCTATACCGCAGAAGCTGGGAAATTTATTGAAGACAATCTCCATGATCCTTGCGTCGTGGCAGTGGGGGAGATTGGTTTAGATTATTATTACGATAATTCACCTCGCGAAGCGCAGCAGGAGGCCTTCCGGGCTCAGCTTGAAATTGCACGCAAGCACAAAATGCCTATCGAGATTCACACTCGCGATGCAGAAGAAGACACGGTGCGAATTCTCTCTGAGTTTAAAGGGGAACTGACTGGGTTGATTCACTGTTTTACTGGGACGGAGTGGTTGGCCCGCCAAGCACTGGATCTGGGGTTAAACATTTCCATCAGTGGTGTAGTGACTTTTAAAAACGCCGATAGCCTGCGCGAAACTGTGAAGATGCTTCCATTGGATCGGATTCACGTTGAAACCGATGCTCCATTTTTAGCTCCAATTCCTATGCGCGGTAAAAAGAACACTCCGGCTTATGTTGTTCATACGGCAGAATTTGTGGCGCAATTAAAAGGTATTTCTTTAGAAGAGCTTTGCGCGCAGACAAAGATTAATGCGCTTAAGATGTTTCCTAAAATTCAATGGCCCTCTTAGTGAGTTTCTAAGGCCCCTTTTTTAGAGGGGCTCTTCTGGTTTTTTCGAACACTGGCTTTTACCCCACACAGAGTAAAAAATTCAGGCTTGTGCAAGAGTCAGGCTGAATTCCGAGTGATGGTCAAATTGACCTACTTTTTAACCGTTGCACGGGGGCAATCTGTCTTAAGGCAAGAAATAAGGCCCAAGGCTCTATATTGAAGCCTATCCGGTGCGCCTTTTCTTATTTTCATTAAAGTGACGTTCCTGAGATCTAAGAGGTGGTTCCTTTTTGGCTCCGAATTCTTTGGCACAAGAATTGGAGTAGAGGATTTCCGAATCTTTTAAAGACTTAAAAGGAGTCACAATGAAAAAGAACCTCATCCTCGGATCACTTATAGTTACATCTGTTATGCAAGCAGCTTCTCCGGCGTTAGCTAACAAGGAAACTATCGGAAACATCATTGGTGGTGTTATCGGTGGTGCAGTTGGCTCTCAAATCGGAAAAGGTAACGGTAATAAAGCAGCTATCATCATCGGCGCTATTGCTGGAACGATGATTGGCGGAAAAGTTGGTAAAGATTTAGATGAAGCGGATCGGCGCGCGCTTGTAGATGCACAAAACCGTGCTCTGCGTGATCAGTTAGGCCGTCGTAACGACTGGGATGGTCGCAGCCACGGTTCGAGAACGGGTGCTCGCGGAAGCTTTACTTCGACTCGTGAAGGTTACAACTCAAGAACTGGTGAGTATTGCCGTGAGTACACGAGTGTAATTTCAACTCGTTCTGGAACAGAGACAACTCGCGGAATCGCTTGTTCTCGTAGAGATGGTTCTTGGTATGAAGTGCGCGAAACTGAAGTTCGCTTCAATAACCCAGGTCATGGTGGCGGTGGTCACGGTGGACAACGTCCTCCTCAGTACCCACAACCAGGTTACCCACAACAACCGACATATCCTTCTCAGCCGAGCTATCCACAGCCTCCAGCTCCTCCGACAAGACCGGCTCCGCCATCTCAAGGTCGCTATGAGGGGACAGTTCAGTTGAATCAGGTTACTCGTAGATCCGGTGGAGAGTGGTTCCGAATCACTTTCAATAGACCAGTTTCTTTGAGTGCAGTTGAGGTTCGTGCTTTATCTCACGGCGTAAAGCTTCATGAAGCAGTTGCACATACTGTAAATGGCTCACAACTTCGTCTTCATGAGTTCAGCCCAACAGGAAACTTCTACGCTGGACAAAGCGTAATTTCCTCTAACAGCCTGAACTACGGTGGTGGCCGCGATATTATCCAAGTGATCGACATCAGAGCAGAATCTATGGGTGGTTACGCGGATCTTTTAGTACGCGTGATGTCTAACAGCGACTACCCATCAATGTCTGTTACTCGTTACTAAATAATACTTAGGATTAAGGTCCAAACTTTAAAGCCAGCCTATGACTTAGCATGTCTAGGCTGGCTTTTTTTTATGCAAAAGTTGATATTGAGAGAGCTAAAAAAAGGAGCTCTCTCATGTCTAAACTACGTGTTGGTATCAACGGTTTTGGTCGTATCGGTCGTGTTCTCTTTCGTGCGGGTTTTGAAAAACTCGATATCGTTGGAATTAACTCATTAGACAGTATCGAAGGTGATGCTCATCTTCTAAAATACGATTCTTCGCATGGAATTTTTAATGCTGATGTAACTACGGAAGGCGAACACACGCTTGTAGTGAACGGTAAGAAAATCCCAACTTCAGCAACTCGCAATCCAGCAGAGATCCCTTGGAAACAATGGGGTGGTGTGGATATGGTTCTTGAGTGTACAGGCGCTTTCAAAGATAAATCTGAATTTGCAACGCACTTAAACAACGGCGCGAAACGCGTTTTGGTTTCTGGCCCTGCGGAAAAAGGCGCAGACTTAACTGTGGTTTACGGAATCAATCACACAGCTTATGACCCTGCAAATCACACCGTGGTTTCAAACGCATCTTGCACAACGAACTGCTTAGCTCCTTTAGCGAAAGTTCTTAACGATGCATTCGGGATTGAACACGGAACTATGATGACAGTTCACTCTTACACGAATGATCAAAAGATTTTAGATGCTCCTCACAAAGATCTTCGCCGCGCTCGTTCTGCAGCAGTGAGCATGATTCCAACAACAACAGGTGCTGCGAAAAACGTAGGACTTGTTCTTCCTGAGATGAAAGGTCGTATCGACGGCATTTCAATTCGCGTTCCGACTCCAAACGTATCTTTAGTGGATTTCACTTTCACAGCAAAAAAAGATGTGACTGTGGAAGCTGTTAACAATGCTTTGATCGAAGCTTCTAAAGGCGCTTTGAAAGGTATTCTTGCAGTTGAGACTAAGGAACTTGTGAGCGTTGACTTCAATGGCAATACACACTCTTCAATCGTGGACCTTGCATCAACGATGGTTGTTGGCCCACGCATGGTGAAAGTTCTTTCTTGGTACGACAATGAAGTGGGCTTCTCTAACCGCATGGTTGATATGGCTCTTTATATGGCTCAGAAAGGTCTTTAATTTATGTCTAATGGCCTTAAGGGAATCAAGACAGTTCGTGATTTTAACCTCGAAGGGAAAGTTGTTTTTCTTCGTCTTGATCTAAACGTACCTATGAAGGACGGGAAAATCACAGATGAAAATAGAATCACAGCTTCTCTGCCGACGATTAAGTATTGCATGGAGCAAGGAGCAAAGCTTGTACTTGCTTCTCACTTAGGTCGCCCTAAATCTAAAGATGACAAAGAGTTTTCCTTAGAGCCAGTGGCTCGTCGTCTAGGGGAGCTTTTGAGTGCAGAAGTGAGTTTGGTAGAAGAACCAGATTCAGATGCTCCGAAGCACCTTCTTGTGAACTTGAAGAAGAATCAGTTGATCCTTCTTGAAAACGTTCGCTTTGAAAAAGGTGAGACTGAAGACTCCATTGAGTTTGCACAAAAGATCGCTAGCTATTGTGATATCTACATCAATGATGCATTCGGTGCTTCACACCGCGCGCATGCAACGATTCATGCTCTTCCATCTGTGATGAAAGAAAAGGGCATTGGGTTTTTAATCGAAAAAGAAATCACAATGCTGGATTCTCTTTTGCAAAACCCAAAACGTCCTTACATCGCAGTGATGGGTGGAGCTAAAGTTTCTGATAAAATCCCTGTATTTGAGCGCCTCATGGATATCGTTGACGGATTTGTTGTCGGCGGAGCTATGGCTTACACGTTTTTAGAAGCGCAAGAAATTCCGGTTGGAAAATCTTTAGTTGAAAAAGACAAAGTTCGTTACGCACGTGAGATGATCGAAAGAATCGCAGCTCGTGATAAAACTTTATTATTACCTGTTGATCACGTCGTCACTAAAGGAATCACTGACACTGTAAACGTTCGCACAACTTCCGATGCGGTTATTCCAGCAGACGAGTTGGGCGTGGATATCGGACCTAAAACACTTCAGAATTATTCAGCAGCTCTTAGAGAAGCAGGAACTATTTTCTGGAATGGTCCAATGGGTATCTTTGAAACACCTGAGTTTTCACGCGGTACATTCGGTGTAGCGAAGGCGATCGCTGAATCTAACGGTGTGAAAATCGTAGGTGGTGGAGATTCTGCTGCAGCTGCGGAAATGTCTGGCTTTGCGGATAAGATGACTCATATCTCTACGGGTGGTGGGGCTTCTTTGGAATATCTTCAAGGGGATAAACTGCCTGGACTAGAGATTCTTCGCGCGAAGAAAATTTCTAGCATTTAAAGAAAGGTTTGAAGGAATGAAGAAAATTTTTGCAGCAAACTGGAAGCTTTTTAAATCACCTCAAGAGACTCGGGATTACTTTAAGTCTCTTCTTGAAGTGATTTCTTCAGCAACGGGTGAGTTGGTTTTCTTTCCTTCGACTATTTGTTTAGAGGCTGCAAGCACAAGCTTGAAAAACTCTTCCGTAAAGTGGGGCGCACAGAATTGCTATATCCAAGTTGAAGGTGCTTTCACGGGGGAAACTTCTGCCAAGGTCACTAAAGACCTTGGCGCAAGTTACATGCTGATTGGTCACAGTGAGCGTCGCAGTTTGTTTGCTGAAACAGACGCGATGATTGCCGATAAAGTGGCTTTGGCGCAGTCCTTAGAGATGACTCCGATGTTATGTATTGGTGAAACTCTTGAGCAGCGTGAAGGCAAACAAACATTCCGCGTGCTTGAAACTCAACTGCATCTTGGTTTGTCAAAAGCAGATAAATCAAAGCCTTTAGTAGTAGCCTATGAGCCTGTTTGGGCGATCGGGACGGGCAAGGTGGCAACACCAGAGCAAGTCGCTGAAACTCATACGGACGTCTTTAATATTTTAAAAGAACTGGGTTTTGAAACGACGCCTATTCTTTATGGCGGAAGTGTGAAGCCAGATAACGCTGCGGGATTGATTCAGCAGAGTCATGTCTCTGGATTTTTGGTGGGTGGAGCTTCACTTCAGGTTGAATCTTTCCAGAAGATTTTTTCGGTTTAGTGAAGCAAATTAGATAATTGTATTTTTGAAGAAGTAGCTCGCAATCTTCCTTGGTGTTCAGTCTTTTCTGTAAATACAAAATGGTTTTTATCGAGTGCGTTCTGAGTTCCTCTCTAGAAAAGCATCACCGTTGCAAACTTGTAATGATGTTTTTGTTTAATGGCGGTGAACTCGACTTTCGAAGACTTTTGCTCTGGCTTGTCCTGCCCGATAAGAATTCATGCTTAAAGGTATCCAGTTATTTTTTTACGTTCTGGTATGGCTCCTTTTGGCCAGTGCTTGTGGTGGAAAACTGTCTGTTGAGAATCTGTCCTCGACAGAGCCCCCAACATTTTCTGGTGCCGTGTTAAAGCCTGCGATGAAGGTCAGCTTTATTTCTATTGATCCAAGTGTTCTTTCAAGCCAACTGACTCCTCTTGTTAAAGGCTTAGCCACTCACGAAGACTCACATAATGTGACTTTGTACTCAGATGAGACGTGCAGTGTTCCGATTGGTGCAGGTAGCGCAAGTCAGTTTCCTCTGGCTGGAATACGAGCCCTAGTTATACCTAATATTACTACGCATATTCATGCTCGAGTGTTCGATATTTCTGGAAACTTCGGTCCATGCCAAATCATGACATCTTATACATCAGATACGATTGCACCATCTCTCTTTCAATTTAAGATCGATGAAGCATCTTTTGTGAACAAGACTTTATTGAACTATTCGGTCATTGGGGACTCAGCAGATATCGCATCCTATTGTATTTTAGAAAATGATACTGATATACAAAATTGTATTTGGAATTCACCACCTTTACCTCTGACATTAGTGTCAACAGCTCCTCATGGATTTAAAGCATACACTTTGGCATTTAAGGACGCCGTCGGAAATATTTCCAATCGCGTATTTTCTAATACGGTCTATGTTGATATAACTCCACCGACAGAGCCGACCAGCCCGTCGACAGTCCCGCCAACACCGTCTAGTGTGATAGCTCCATTAATCAAGGGCTTTGCTGATCTAGAGACTTCAGAGGTTGCGATTTATAGCGATAGCTTATGTTCAATGACTCTTGGAAGAGGCAGCCGCGATAGCTTTCTGACTACCGGAATTCAAATAACGGTGGGAGTTGGGGCAACCACTTCTTTATTCGCGCAGGCAAGGGATCTTGCGGGTAATACTTCAAACTGCGTGTATCTCATCGATTATGTCCACCAAAGTGGTGCCTTAACACCTCTAACGGTAGGATACTTTTCTATTTCTCCGTTGTCTCCTTCGGCAAATCAAAACCCTAAAATCAAAGGGTACGCTTCAACAGATGTCGTGAATATTGATTTTTATGGACAGTCTTCCTGTACGGGAACGATAATTGGAGCGGGTATAAAGTCAGAGTTCGAGAGTTCTGGAATTGCTGTGACA carries:
- a CDS encoding hypothetical protein (COG0149 Triosephosphate isomerase), which encodes MKKIFAANWKLFKSPQETRDYFKSLLEVISSATGELVFFPSTICLEAASTSLKNSSVKWGAQNCYIQVEGAFTGETSAKVTKDLGASYMLIGHSERRSLFAETDAMIADKVALAQSLEMTPMLCIGETLEQREGKQTFRVLETQLHLGLSKADKSKPLVVAYEPVWAIGTGKVATPEQVAETHTDVFNILKELGFETTPILYGGSVKPDNAAGLIQQSHVSGFLVGGASLQVESFQKIFSV